The following coding sequences are from one Alosa alosa isolate M-15738 ecotype Scorff River chromosome 13, AALO_Geno_1.1, whole genome shotgun sequence window:
- the LOC125306127 gene encoding neurofilament light polypeptide-like isoform X1 encodes MVFVDQSVDLRHRPIHTFVSLCYLPEMALRNISGRGRHNIARPTHPPQNRRIVNLDKKTCEEVIAIIENLSNKQWQTLTKDLDNITRKEFAMICVGIVQQLTDSTYKRSKLVNSHEKTSSARAAAQPSVTVSPPESPQGNVVITEIVQEVKLALSAALDSSVSGKDSSSAISEGWSALFLQLEEDTLNVLTARLDSSDFFARMTKASCPSVEDAQLDSEVKSSSDEYALESGGQQPEAAAAASTAVEEDVTSSKEEEVTTACTNEVISQICDAYKSAELEEERLKAAREKEEEEERLKAAREREEEVSLLTGHFVDNVMTQLKELASAGKSPAFQWVPKDVCLPSAWASRAADQNILSPQFQIAAQQKVSEVLRQSESISGEARLGHVPSAATDIVRTIVRSLAKLPHSLGSLRSREDRDDPTGTAQDIYHGVHSKVKHFLWGKKTSKQGSDSQSSDGTLAYDTESSGGMSGEEEEEEEEEEEEETSVEEEEEEEEEEEEETSVEDERNEEDFHFKSSNDGVPLSRVKSKENQMKTVPEVSWSRSKRGSISEQKTPGRKADLELDLSKTNHHPEQTTPALRAPQHAQRLPTIDINATRDYLHKLLCCVQADEQVRAEDMTNVTETETSTLHNTSESHNSDIIGIMQRESSTETLVDSAPGRKAYLEHDAVKTTQCHEELLCCIKSNDQVKAEDGTEAGTSTLCNMAESHVSDIILIMDRETSVDHTQSDS; translated from the exons ATGGTTTTCGTCGATCAGTCGGTTGAtctgagacataggcctatccaCACATTTGTTAGCCTATGCT ATCTTCCAGAAATGGCTTTGAGAAATATTTCTGGCCGCGGTCGCCATAACATTGCTAGGCCTACACACCCTCCTCAGAACCGAAGAATTGTGAATCTTGATAAGAAGACCTGTGAAGAAGTCATCGCCATCATTGAAAACCTCAgcaacaa gcaaTGGCAAACTTTGACAAAAGACTTGGATAAT ATCACCAGAAAGGAGTTTGCTATGATTTGCGTGGGGATTGTGCAGCAGTTGACGGATTCCACCTACAAGAGGAGCAAACTGGTGAACTCCCATGAAAAAACATCAAGTGCAAGAGCTGCAGCACAACCTTCTGTtactgt GTCCCCACCGGAATCACCTCAGGGGAATGTTGTCATCACAGAAATTGTGCAGGAGGTCAAACTAGCCCTGTCAGCAGCCTTGGATAGCAGCGTTTCAGGGAAAGATTCATCCTCTGCCATCTCTGAAGGTTGGAGTGCGCTTTTCCTCCAACTGGAAGAGGACACTTTGAACGTACTCACGGCGAGACTGGACTCTTCTGATTTTTTTGCTCGAATGACCAAAGCCAGCTGCCCATCAGTTGAAGATGCTCAGCTGGACTCTGAAGTCAAAAGCTCGTCTGATGAGTACGCCTTGGAGAGTGGCGGTCAGCAACCTGAggctgcagcagcagccagcACTGCTGTAGAGGAGGATGTGACCTCATCCAAGGAGGAAGAGGTCACCACAGCGTGCACAAATGAAGTGATAAGTCAGATTTGTGATGCTTACAAGTCTGCTGAGCTGGAGGAAGAACGCCTCAAGGCTgctagagagaaagaagaggaggaagaacgCCTCAAGgctgctagagagagagaagaggaggtgtCGCTCTTGACCGGCCATTTTGTGGACAACGTCATGACCCAGCTCAAAGAGCTGGCCTCCGCTGGCAAGTCCCCGGCCTTTCAGTGGGTGCCGAAAGATGTGTGTTTACCCTCCGCCTGGGCTTCGAGGGCTGCTGACCAGAACATCTTGAGTCCGCAGTTCCAGATCGCGGCTCAGCAGAAGGTCAGTGAGGTCCTCAGACAGTCCGAGTCCATATCTGGGGAGGCACGTTTGGGTCACGTCCCTTCTGCGGCCACTGACATTGTGAGGACAATAGTGAGAAGCCTGGCCAAATTGCCACACTCATTAGGATCCTTGAGGTCTAGAGAGGACAGGGATGACCCCACTGGCACAGCTCAGGACATTTACCACGGTGTACACAGCAAGGTGAAGCACTTCCTATGGGGCAAGAAGACCAGTAAACAGGGCAGTGACTCCCAGTCTAGCGATGGCACCCTGGCATATGATACAGAGAGCTCTGGTGGGAtgagtggggaggaggaggaggaggaggaggaagaagaggaggaggagacaagtgtggaggaggaggaggaggaggaggaagaagaagaagaggagacaAGTGTGGAGGATGAGAGAAATGAAGAAGATTTCCACTTCAAATCATCAAACGATGGAGTGCCACTCTCACGTGTGAAGTCAAAGGAAAACCAAATGAAAACTGTTCCAGAGGTTTCTTGGAGTAGGTCAAAAAGAGGTTCCATCTCAGAACAGAAGACACCTGGGAGAAAAGCAGACTTAGAACTTGACCTCAGTAAAACCAACCACCATCCTGAACAAACAACACCAGCCTTAAGGGCACCACAGCATGCCCAACGCCTGCCAACTATAGACATAAATGCAACAAGAGATTATTTGCACAAGTTACTGTGCTGCGTACAAGCAGACGAACAGGTCAGGGCTGAAGACATGACAAatgtgacagagacagaaactTCAACATTGCACAACACCTCGGAATCACACAATTCTGATATTATTGGGatcatgcagagagagagttctACAGAAACTTTAGTAGACAGTGCACCTGGGAGAAAAGCTTATCTAGAACATGATGCTGTTAAAACCACTCAGTGTCATGAAGAATTACTGTGTTGCATAAAATCCAATGATCAGGTCAAGGCTGAAGACGGGACCGAGGCAGGAACTTCAACATTGTGTAACATGGCTGAATCACATGTGTCTGATATTATCTTGATTATGGACAGAGAAACTTCAGTAGACCATACACAGTCTGACTCTTAG
- the LOC125306127 gene encoding eukaryotic translation initiation factor 5B-like isoform X2, with amino-acid sequence MICVGIVQQLTDSTYKRSKLVNSHEKTSSARAAAQPSVTVSPPESPQGNVVITEIVQEVKLALSAALDSSVSGKDSSSAISEGWSALFLQLEEDTLNVLTARLDSSDFFARMTKASCPSVEDAQLDSEVKSSSDEYALESGGQQPEAAAAASTAVEEDVTSSKEEEVTTACTNEVISQICDAYKSAELEEERLKAAREKEEEEERLKAAREREEEVSLLTGHFVDNVMTQLKELASAGKSPAFQWVPKDVCLPSAWASRAADQNILSPQFQIAAQQKVSEVLRQSESISGEARLGHVPSAATDIVRTIVRSLAKLPHSLGSLRSREDRDDPTGTAQDIYHGVHSKVKHFLWGKKTSKQGSDSQSSDGTLAYDTESSGGMSGEEEEEEEEEEEEETSVEEEEEEEEEEEEETSVEDERNEEDFHFKSSNDGVPLSRVKSKENQMKTVPEVSWSRSKRGSISEQKTPGRKADLELDLSKTNHHPEQTTPALRAPQHAQRLPTIDINATRDYLHKLLCCVQADEQVRAEDMTNVTETETSTLHNTSESHNSDIIGIMQRESSTETLVDSAPGRKAYLEHDAVKTTQCHEELLCCIKSNDQVKAEDGTEAGTSTLCNMAESHVSDIILIMDRETSVDHTQSDS; translated from the exons ATGATTTGCGTGGGGATTGTGCAGCAGTTGACGGATTCCACCTACAAGAGGAGCAAACTGGTGAACTCCCATGAAAAAACATCAAGTGCAAGAGCTGCAGCACAACCTTCTGTtactgt GTCCCCACCGGAATCACCTCAGGGGAATGTTGTCATCACAGAAATTGTGCAGGAGGTCAAACTAGCCCTGTCAGCAGCCTTGGATAGCAGCGTTTCAGGGAAAGATTCATCCTCTGCCATCTCTGAAGGTTGGAGTGCGCTTTTCCTCCAACTGGAAGAGGACACTTTGAACGTACTCACGGCGAGACTGGACTCTTCTGATTTTTTTGCTCGAATGACCAAAGCCAGCTGCCCATCAGTTGAAGATGCTCAGCTGGACTCTGAAGTCAAAAGCTCGTCTGATGAGTACGCCTTGGAGAGTGGCGGTCAGCAACCTGAggctgcagcagcagccagcACTGCTGTAGAGGAGGATGTGACCTCATCCAAGGAGGAAGAGGTCACCACAGCGTGCACAAATGAAGTGATAAGTCAGATTTGTGATGCTTACAAGTCTGCTGAGCTGGAGGAAGAACGCCTCAAGGCTgctagagagaaagaagaggaggaagaacgCCTCAAGgctgctagagagagagaagaggaggtgtCGCTCTTGACCGGCCATTTTGTGGACAACGTCATGACCCAGCTCAAAGAGCTGGCCTCCGCTGGCAAGTCCCCGGCCTTTCAGTGGGTGCCGAAAGATGTGTGTTTACCCTCCGCCTGGGCTTCGAGGGCTGCTGACCAGAACATCTTGAGTCCGCAGTTCCAGATCGCGGCTCAGCAGAAGGTCAGTGAGGTCCTCAGACAGTCCGAGTCCATATCTGGGGAGGCACGTTTGGGTCACGTCCCTTCTGCGGCCACTGACATTGTGAGGACAATAGTGAGAAGCCTGGCCAAATTGCCACACTCATTAGGATCCTTGAGGTCTAGAGAGGACAGGGATGACCCCACTGGCACAGCTCAGGACATTTACCACGGTGTACACAGCAAGGTGAAGCACTTCCTATGGGGCAAGAAGACCAGTAAACAGGGCAGTGACTCCCAGTCTAGCGATGGCACCCTGGCATATGATACAGAGAGCTCTGGTGGGAtgagtggggaggaggaggaggaggaggaggaagaagaggaggaggagacaagtgtggaggaggaggaggaggaggaggaagaagaagaagaggagacaAGTGTGGAGGATGAGAGAAATGAAGAAGATTTCCACTTCAAATCATCAAACGATGGAGTGCCACTCTCACGTGTGAAGTCAAAGGAAAACCAAATGAAAACTGTTCCAGAGGTTTCTTGGAGTAGGTCAAAAAGAGGTTCCATCTCAGAACAGAAGACACCTGGGAGAAAAGCAGACTTAGAACTTGACCTCAGTAAAACCAACCACCATCCTGAACAAACAACACCAGCCTTAAGGGCACCACAGCATGCCCAACGCCTGCCAACTATAGACATAAATGCAACAAGAGATTATTTGCACAAGTTACTGTGCTGCGTACAAGCAGACGAACAGGTCAGGGCTGAAGACATGACAAatgtgacagagacagaaactTCAACATTGCACAACACCTCGGAATCACACAATTCTGATATTATTGGGatcatgcagagagagagttctACAGAAACTTTAGTAGACAGTGCACCTGGGAGAAAAGCTTATCTAGAACATGATGCTGTTAAAACCACTCAGTGTCATGAAGAATTACTGTGTTGCATAAAATCCAATGATCAGGTCAAGGCTGAAGACGGGACCGAGGCAGGAACTTCAACATTGTGTAACATGGCTGAATCACATGTGTCTGATATTATCTTGATTATGGACAGAGAAACTTCAGTAGACCATACACAGTCTGACTCTTAG
- the LOC125306249 gene encoding uncharacterized protein LOC125306249 isoform X1 yields the protein MCRCGYACSFENMLSVDTLIILIISTASVFAVGWHNPSPIIFGRIGHNVTLNTHVKASGSSTFTWYRQKLSGEIEMIHSASCENKLHYTVGMSDGIGFMTIYNTLVTDSGSYFAVSRARKTKAFLGTSYVNLAVTDHTPLIRLFYGSGIAKTHVFQCEIVGARADWSNPYWEITENGHVRKMKGVGSGGIDADGRFTRWSVVTLSSDKSFSLTCLSSHNHTTNMIKTGTIDMSKGASVCVFTYFLITLACVLILLTMVLTVLSAWRIRQRRLERDG from the exons ATGTGTCGGTGTGGCTATGCATGTTCATTTGAGAACATGCTCTCAGTGGATACGCTCATCATTTTAATTATAAGCACCGCCAGTG TGTTTGCTGTTGGGTGGCACAATCCTTCCCCAATCATTTTTGGGCGGATAGGACATAACGTGACACTTAATACTCATGTTAAAGCCTCTGGGAGCTCGACGTTCACCTGGTACCGACAGAAACTCAGTGGAGAAATTGAAATGATTCATTCTGCTTCGTGTGAGAACAAATTACATTACACGGTGGGCATGTCAGACGGTATAGGATTTATGACGATCTACAACACACTTGTGACAGATTCCGGGAGTTATTTCGCAGTATCTAGGGCGAGAAAGACCAAGGCTTTTTTAGGCACTTCATACGTGAACTTAGCTGTCACAG ATCACACTCCGCTTATTCGTCTGTTCTATGGGTCCGGAATCGCCAAGACGCACGTTTTCCAGTGTGAGATAGTGGGAGCGCGCGCTGACTGGAGTAACCCTTACTGGGAAATAACAGAAAATGGACATGTGAGAAAAATGAAAGGAGTTGGAAGTGGAGGAATAGATGCGGACGGTCGCTTCACACGATGGTCTGTGGTTACATTGAGCTCAGACAAGTCGTTCTCTTTGACCTGTCTTTCTAGCCACAATCACACTACAAACATGATCAAAACCGGTACAATTGACATGTCCAAAG GTGCGTCTGTGTGCGTTTTCACCTACTTTCTGATCACACTGGCTTGTGTTCTGATTCTGCTCACAATGGTGCTGACTGTGCTTTCGGCCTGGAGGATCCGCCAACGTAGGCTTGAAAGAGATGGTTAA
- the LOC125306249 gene encoding uncharacterized protein LOC125306249 isoform X2, whose amino-acid sequence MCRCGYACSFENMLSVDTLIILIISTASVFAVGWHNPSPIIFGRIGHNVTLNTHVKASGSSTFTWYRQKLSGEIEMIHSASYHTPLIRLFYGSGIAKTHVFQCEIVGARADWSNPYWEITENGHVRKMKGVGSGGIDADGRFTRWSVVTLSSDKSFSLTCLSSHNHTTNMIKTGTIDMSKGASVCVFTYFLITLACVLILLTMVLTVLSAWRIRQRRLERDG is encoded by the exons ATGTGTCGGTGTGGCTATGCATGTTCATTTGAGAACATGCTCTCAGTGGATACGCTCATCATTTTAATTATAAGCACCGCCAGTG TGTTTGCTGTTGGGTGGCACAATCCTTCCCCAATCATTTTTGGGCGGATAGGACATAACGTGACACTTAATACTCATGTTAAAGCCTCTGGGAGCTCGACGTTCACCTGGTACCGACAGAAACTCAGTGGAGAAATTGAAATGATTCATTCTGCTTCGT ATCACACTCCGCTTATTCGTCTGTTCTATGGGTCCGGAATCGCCAAGACGCACGTTTTCCAGTGTGAGATAGTGGGAGCGCGCGCTGACTGGAGTAACCCTTACTGGGAAATAACAGAAAATGGACATGTGAGAAAAATGAAAGGAGTTGGAAGTGGAGGAATAGATGCGGACGGTCGCTTCACACGATGGTCTGTGGTTACATTGAGCTCAGACAAGTCGTTCTCTTTGACCTGTCTTTCTAGCCACAATCACACTACAAACATGATCAAAACCGGTACAATTGACATGTCCAAAG GTGCGTCTGTGTGCGTTTTCACCTACTTTCTGATCACACTGGCTTGTGTTCTGATTCTGCTCACAATGGTGCTGACTGTGCTTTCGGCCTGGAGGATCCGCCAACGTAGGCTTGAAAGAGATGGTTAA
- the LOC125306162 gene encoding uncharacterized protein LOC125306162 isoform X2 translates to MFYLYVSRLNVKYLCDTLPLWLGYSTAYKTAYVNPQIFSELGDNVSISCRYSAKNQCLMNCWARVTMNGSLETVHTESEKRSRFSQSHSQDPAMVELNIFQTEMVDAGRYYCGMWHAGYFQFVGEGTSLLVEEKVWTNRSQVILLSDSAVLEHPLRRSEPLTQVELRCLVTGVSSPEINIVWRSSGGAEVTGRRAAWESTGSKEVVCCWVAQSFPNHFWADRT, encoded by the exons ATGTTTTACTTGTatgtaagtaggctaaatgtAAAATACCTCTGTGACACGCTACCTCTATGGCTAGGCTACAGCACAGCCTACAAAACTGCCT ATGTCAACCCACAGATCTTTTCTGAGCTTGGCGACAATGTCTCCATCTCGTGCCGGTACTCGGCCAAAAACCAGTGCCTAATGAATTGTTGGGCGAGAGTCACAATGAACGGTTCTCTGGAAACCGTTCACACAGAAAGCGAGAAACGCAGTCGTTTTTCTCAAAGTCATTCTCAGGACCCAGCCATGGTTGAATTGAATATATTTCAGACTGAAATGGTTGATGCCGGCCGTTACTACTGTGGAATGTGGCACGCCGGCTATTTCCAATTTGTTGGCGAGGGAACATCGCTGCTTGTAG AGGAGAAGGTCTGGACCAACAGAAGCCAGGTTATTTTGCTGAGTGATAGCGCTGTACTGGAACATCCGTTGCGCAGAAGCGAGCCTTTGACGCAGGTGGAGCTGCGCTGCCTGGTCACTGGTGTCAGCTCTCCAGAGATCAATATTGTCTGGCGATCCTCTGGCGGAGCAGAGGTGACTGGGCGTAGGGCTGCGTGGGAGTCCACAGGCTCGAAAGAAGT